A portion of the Microlunatus phosphovorus NM-1 genome contains these proteins:
- a CDS encoding protein kinase family protein, with product MTRTPTLQMLWETCDPYGVIATRFGHHDADAVARWVTSTLEARWGLNVDACERIVMSDHNALAWVATPAGPMVLKWSIATAQFPRLDALARLTDWLARKGLPVSLPIATLEGDFQVELDGVSLCLQRRIDGGLLDITQPDQVSEAGVVLGQLHDALAEYPGQIPDIAVTTASLSQGLFKVVVAAWCRVDTPWVRYKPGGHGGYRDRGGCLTSTADRSESCRARTRIFSHPGR from the coding sequence GTGACGCGTACGCCAACGCTGCAGATGCTGTGGGAGACATGCGACCCGTACGGGGTGATCGCGACCCGCTTCGGGCACCACGACGCGGACGCAGTCGCGCGCTGGGTGACCAGCACGCTGGAGGCGCGGTGGGGCCTTAACGTGGACGCTTGCGAGCGGATCGTGATGAGCGATCACAATGCGCTGGCTTGGGTCGCGACTCCAGCAGGTCCCATGGTCCTGAAGTGGTCGATAGCGACGGCGCAGTTTCCACGCCTCGATGCGCTGGCCCGGCTCACCGACTGGCTGGCCAGGAAGGGCCTGCCAGTCTCGTTGCCGATCGCCACGCTCGAGGGTGACTTTCAGGTGGAGCTCGACGGAGTCTCGCTGTGCCTGCAGCGTCGGATCGACGGTGGACTTCTCGACATCACCCAGCCTGATCAGGTCAGTGAAGCCGGCGTGGTCCTGGGCCAACTGCATGACGCTCTCGCGGAATACCCGGGCCAGATTCCCGATATAGCTGTCACGACCGCGTCGCTGTCCCAGGGCTTGTTCAAAGTCGTGGTTGCGGCGTGGTGTCGGGTTGACACGCCATGGGTGAGGTATAAGCCGGGCGGGCACGGTGGATACCGGGATCGTGGTGGGTGCTTGACGTCCACTGCCGATCGATCGGAGTCCTGCCGTGCCCGCACCCGTATCTTCTCTCATCCCGGCCGCTGA
- a CDS encoding cytidine deaminase family protein → MVTNRELIDAALESLHPLRRDDGVKFGNVSAAVASSNERIYRGVNLFTPAGAAQICAEKMAFGAMATAGEYVAAKVVAVWRPRGGDDAHVVPPCGWCREFISQLAPTGHETMVVLGEQECVPVSQLLPRNLWPGPLVSAGR, encoded by the coding sequence ATGGTGACCAATCGCGAACTCATTGATGCTGCCCTGGAATCCCTGCATCCGCTGCGCCGAGATGACGGCGTGAAGTTCGGCAACGTATCGGCCGCCGTGGCCTCTAGCAACGAACGGATCTATCGAGGCGTGAACCTGTTCACTCCCGCGGGTGCTGCTCAGATTTGCGCAGAGAAGATGGCTTTCGGTGCGATGGCTACGGCAGGCGAGTATGTGGCAGCCAAGGTCGTCGCCGTATGGCGTCCACGAGGTGGTGACGATGCACATGTGGTGCCTCCGTGCGGCTGGTGTCGCGAGTTCATCAGCCAGCTCGCGCCGACCGGACACGAGACGATGGTCGTGCTCGGCGAGCAGGAATGCGTACCAGTCAGCCAGCTGCTGCCACGGAACCTGTGGCCGGGGCCGCTCGTCTCGGCGGGACGTTGA
- a CDS encoding DUF4037 domain-containing protein, which yields MSQGQALAAGFYRDVVAGLVDVPHAAALVGEGSEVLGFDDGQSTDHAWGPRLHVFVKADVVEETTRRIDDGLPDIYQSVPVRFYAWQDQRVRHHVAVTTVEEWVQSELGGPAPTGSASWLGMPQQRLLQVTAGVVFHDDRGDLTRVRHQLTYYPDDVWWWMQASQWQLIASAEALPGRLAGAGDSRGAQMIAALLVRLLMELTFLQRRRYWPYLKWLSTAFAQLEGTEQLGPLLDQLMGARTPQDREAALVASLVIAAAEHNRLDSEQPLDPTCKPFEVGINDARRPYRVLNAERFAQACLRKVSDSELRQLAPVGAIDQLTHSSDQLTNFSRWPSSLARVYDDLLKHSQR from the coding sequence ATGAGTCAGGGACAGGCACTGGCCGCCGGCTTCTATCGCGACGTGGTAGCTGGTCTGGTGGACGTACCGCACGCGGCCGCCCTGGTCGGCGAAGGCTCGGAGGTCTTGGGTTTCGACGACGGCCAGTCGACCGATCATGCTTGGGGACCGCGGCTGCACGTCTTCGTCAAGGCCGATGTGGTTGAGGAGACCACTCGCCGCATCGATGACGGTCTGCCTGATATCTACCAGTCAGTGCCGGTCCGGTTCTACGCCTGGCAAGACCAGCGGGTACGTCACCACGTAGCGGTCACCACCGTTGAGGAATGGGTGCAGTCCGAGCTCGGCGGTCCCGCGCCCACCGGCAGCGCATCGTGGCTCGGTATGCCGCAGCAACGGCTACTCCAGGTGACCGCCGGGGTGGTGTTCCACGACGACAGAGGCGACCTCACCCGGGTACGACATCAGCTCACCTACTACCCGGATGACGTCTGGTGGTGGATGCAGGCCAGCCAGTGGCAGCTCATCGCGAGCGCGGAGGCTCTGCCCGGTCGGCTCGCCGGGGCCGGCGACTCCCGAGGCGCCCAGATGATCGCTGCCCTCCTCGTACGTCTTCTGATGGAGCTCACCTTCTTGCAGCGACGCCGGTACTGGCCCTACCTGAAATGGCTCAGCACAGCGTTCGCTCAACTCGAAGGGACCGAGCAACTCGGCCCATTGCTTGACCAGTTGATGGGCGCCCGGACTCCGCAAGACCGCGAGGCTGCGCTTGTCGCATCCCTGGTGATAGCAGCCGCTGAGCACAACCGCCTCGACTCGGAACAGCCACTCGATCCAACCTGCAAGCCGTTCGAGGTCGGCATCAACGATGCCCGCCGGCCATACCGAGTGCTCAATGCCGAACGGTTTGCACAGGCCTGTCTCCGCAAGGTCTCGGACTCAGAGCTGCGTCAGCTGGCCCCGGTCGGAGCCATCGACCAACTGACCCATTCCAGCGACCAACTGACCAACTTCAGCCGATGGCCTTCGTCCCTCGCGAGGGTCTACGACGATCTCCTCAAGCACTCGCAGCGCTGA
- a CDS encoding IS3 family transposase (programmed frameshift), protein MARKNYSEEFRRQAVDLYESTPGATVRGIAEDLGIVRGTLRHWLEAYGTGKKTAADGTLTSSPLHAKPPMTPPSGPVDETQEQRIARLETENAALRAETTKLTTEREILQRAAKYFGRGDALVSRFQFVADNSATFEVKRLCALVEIERSSYYAWKAGAPARTDRAAADAELAERIRVIHEADNTVGAPRVTAELNDGVPAGERVNHKRVARVMRAAGIAGYVKKRRVRTTIPEPSDQLIPDLLKRDFTADAPGRRYVGDITYLPLADGTNLYLATVIDCYSRRLAGWAVADHMRTSLVEDALTAAAATRGGSGGLAGAIFHSDHGSVYTSKDYAKLCARLGVTQSMGAVGTSADNALAESFNATLKREVLQDAACWPDELICRRQLFRWLTRYNTKRRHSWCRYQSPSTYEARWAATLPTAA, encoded by the exons ATGGCCAGGAAGAACTACTCCGAGGAGTTCCGTCGTCAGGCCGTCGACTTGTATGAGTCCACACCGGGGGCCACGGTCCGCGGCATTGCTGAGGACCTGGGCATCGTGCGTGGCACGCTGCGGCACTGGCTCGAGGCGTACGGGACCGGCAAGAAGACCGCCGCCGACGGGACGCTGACCTCCAGCCCACTGCACGCCAAGCCGCCGATGACGCCTCCGTCAGGGCCTGTCGATGAGACACAGGAACAGCGGATCGCGCGGCTCGAAACAGAGAACGCGGCCCTGCGGGCAGAGACGACGAAGTTGACCACCGAGCGGGAGATCCTCCAGCGGGCGGCCAAGTATTTCG GCCGGGGAGACGCGCTGGTGAGTCGCTTCCAGTTCGTCGCCGACAACTCCGCCACCTTCGAGGTGAAGCGACTGTGTGCACTCGTCGAGATCGAGCGCTCCTCCTACTACGCCTGGAAGGCTGGAGCGCCAGCCCGTACCGACCGTGCTGCCGCGGATGCGGAGTTGGCCGAACGGATCCGGGTGATCCACGAGGCCGACAACACCGTCGGCGCGCCACGGGTGACCGCGGAGCTCAACGACGGTGTCCCTGCCGGGGAGCGGGTCAACCACAAACGCGTCGCGCGGGTCATGCGTGCGGCTGGGATAGCCGGCTACGTCAAGAAGCGCCGTGTGCGGACCACGATTCCCGAACCGTCGGATCAGTTGATCCCCGACCTGCTGAAGCGGGACTTCACCGCGGATGCGCCGGGGCGACGCTATGTCGGCGACATCACCTACCTGCCGCTGGCCGACGGGACGAACCTGTACCTGGCCACCGTCATCGACTGCTACAGCAGACGGCTCGCCGGCTGGGCGGTCGCGGACCACATGCGCACCAGCCTCGTCGAGGACGCCCTCACCGCAGCAGCTGCGACCCGCGGCGGCTCAGGTGGGCTGGCAGGGGCCATCTTCCACAGCGACCACGGGTCGGTCTACACCTCGAAGGACTACGCCAAGCTCTGCGCGCGCCTCGGCGTGACCCAGTCGATGGGTGCCGTGGGCACGTCGGCCGACAACGCGCTCGCGGAGTCGTTCAACGCCACCCTCAAACGAGAGGTCCTCCAAGACGCCGCCTGCTGGCCCGACGAGCTCATCTGCCGCCGGCAGCTCTTCAGGTGGCTGACCCGCTACAACACCAAGCGGCGCCACTCCTGGTGCCGATACCAGTCCCCGTCCACCTACGAGGCCCGCTGGGCCGCTACGCTCCCAACCGCTGCGTAA
- a CDS encoding GNAT family N-acetyltransferase, whose translation MVHIALHNSDAAAEHREGVLHVWNETFGRVGDASVWQDTVWDRHRARADFRLATAYDDDRLVGFSWGYTGQPGQYWSDFILDKLGPAVQEWVGGHFEFVELAVLPSVRGQGVGGRLHDLLLAGLPHKRALLGTDDDATSAAVRLYLSRGWRRLGKQSPTGQVMGKLLEDD comes from the coding sequence ATGGTCCACATTGCGCTCCACAATAGCGACGCGGCTGCCGAGCATCGGGAGGGCGTTCTCCACGTTTGGAACGAGACCTTCGGGAGGGTCGGCGACGCCTCCGTATGGCAAGACACGGTGTGGGACCGGCACCGGGCCCGTGCGGACTTCCGCTTGGCGACTGCCTACGACGATGACCGCCTGGTCGGATTCAGTTGGGGCTACACGGGGCAACCGGGCCAGTACTGGTCTGACTTCATCCTCGACAAGCTCGGCCCTGCGGTGCAGGAGTGGGTTGGCGGGCACTTCGAGTTCGTCGAGCTTGCGGTGCTTCCCAGCGTGCGTGGGCAGGGTGTCGGCGGCAGGCTGCATGACCTGCTCCTAGCCGGGCTGCCGCACAAGCGCGCGTTGCTCGGCACCGATGACGACGCGACCAGCGCAGCCGTACGCCTGTACCTCAGCCGTGGCTGGCGTCGTCTGGGTAAGCAGTCGCCAACCGGTCAGGTGATGGGCAAGCTCCTGGAGGACGACTAG
- a CDS encoding calcium-binding protein, with product MQFQTQTLVRGLLTGVAATAAALAMLPVSTAQAAAVATVSSSPSVGVKFVGTDGADKIVFTRAGTESAPKVHFDADKPISVGAGCVAVVGDPTRALCDLPLVNGQVKKISIFGLSGDDLIAHGTGAAIPMIVNAGPGNDVVNGGPGLDEINGSTGNDVLRGGDNTDTLKGGGGDDTLEGGPGRDDNLFGGDGNDKLFGGDGDSDDLDGGSGADQLDGGPGKLDIVLYNTRSNPVFVNLSSTAADNGESGEGDSILTGVENVMGGEGDDILNGNEGDNNLLGRGGNDLIFGGKGKDIVVGGDGDDILGGNVFNLFTSLPNADGAKDQIAGEDGNDTCVRSAADPDLTVGCEAVSIDG from the coding sequence ATGCAGTTTCAGACACAGACCCTGGTACGTGGTCTGCTTACCGGTGTGGCAGCGACGGCCGCCGCCTTGGCCATGTTGCCGGTGTCGACAGCTCAGGCGGCCGCGGTCGCCACGGTCAGTTCCTCGCCGTCGGTGGGGGTCAAGTTCGTCGGTACCGATGGTGCGGACAAGATCGTCTTCACCCGGGCTGGCACGGAAAGCGCTCCGAAGGTCCATTTCGACGCCGACAAGCCCATCAGCGTTGGGGCTGGCTGTGTCGCCGTCGTTGGCGACCCGACCCGGGCCTTGTGCGACCTGCCGTTGGTCAACGGACAGGTGAAGAAGATCAGTATCTTCGGCCTCAGCGGCGACGATCTGATCGCCCACGGGACCGGTGCGGCCATCCCGATGATCGTCAATGCAGGCCCTGGGAACGACGTGGTGAACGGCGGCCCCGGCCTCGACGAGATCAACGGCTCGACCGGCAACGACGTATTGCGGGGCGGTGACAATACCGACACGCTGAAGGGCGGCGGCGGCGACGACACTCTCGAGGGCGGGCCGGGCCGTGACGACAACCTGTTCGGCGGCGACGGGAACGACAAGCTGTTCGGTGGCGACGGCGACTCCGACGATCTCGACGGCGGATCCGGTGCCGATCAGCTCGACGGCGGCCCCGGCAAGCTCGACATCGTGCTCTACAACACCCGCTCGAACCCGGTGTTCGTCAACCTGTCGTCCACGGCAGCGGACAATGGTGAGAGCGGCGAGGGCGACAGCATCCTCACGGGTGTCGAGAACGTCATGGGCGGCGAAGGCGACGACATCCTCAACGGCAACGAGGGCGACAACAACCTGCTCGGCAGGGGTGGGAATGATCTCATCTTCGGCGGCAAGGGCAAGGACATCGTTGTCGGCGGTGACGGTGACGACATCCTCGGTGGGAACGTGTTTAACCTGTTCACCTCCCTCCCGAACGCCGATGGCGCCAAAGACCAGATCGCCGGCGAGGACGGCAACGACACCTGTGTCCGCAGTGCCGCCGATCCGGACCTGACCGTCGGCTGTGAGGCGGTCAGCATCGACGGATGA
- a CDS encoding GNAT family N-acetyltransferase, whose translation MSSGLRAWSGAADTLAMQALASRCWPGGLHPGGLGWSQATDQLAEKIVLVDGVDGELLGWAGVTQPGSLALQVAAGRSDVRSDLIEWLIGTADGPELTVDAFDQDTVDDLKAVGLEPVSPPFGYYRMGQPGLHARADQLMAESPGGFTIRHMRPDEEDDRVAVHRSAWRPADLPFHPDHRPDMDESWTSSFTVETYRRVRSMGLYDSSLDLVAVAPDGSLAGCCIGWLDPATGWAEIEPLGVVPAYRRRGLSLALCAEVARRVSRLGGHDVFINTGPSETYPAPYRAYRRAGFAPFTRSTTLHRR comes from the coding sequence GTGAGTTCTGGTTTGCGAGCGTGGTCCGGTGCCGCGGACACCTTGGCCATGCAGGCTCTGGCGAGTCGGTGTTGGCCAGGCGGGCTGCACCCGGGTGGATTGGGCTGGTCCCAGGCGACTGATCAGTTGGCGGAGAAGATCGTCCTGGTCGACGGTGTCGATGGAGAACTGCTGGGATGGGCCGGCGTAACTCAGCCGGGGTCGCTGGCGCTGCAGGTCGCGGCAGGGAGATCAGACGTGCGTTCCGACCTCATTGAGTGGCTGATCGGCACCGCCGATGGCCCAGAGCTCACCGTCGACGCGTTCGACCAAGACACGGTCGACGACTTGAAAGCCGTCGGGCTCGAACCGGTGTCTCCTCCTTTTGGCTACTACCGGATGGGCCAGCCGGGGCTCCACGCCCGCGCCGACCAGCTGATGGCCGAGTCCCCGGGCGGCTTCACCATTCGCCATATGCGTCCCGACGAGGAGGACGACCGTGTCGCTGTGCATCGCTCCGCCTGGCGACCGGCCGACCTGCCCTTCCACCCGGACCATCGCCCGGACATGGATGAATCCTGGACCAGCTCGTTCACCGTGGAGACCTATCGCCGGGTGCGATCCATGGGCCTGTACGACAGCAGCCTCGACCTTGTCGCCGTCGCTCCGGACGGATCACTCGCGGGCTGCTGCATCGGCTGGCTGGATCCCGCCACCGGGTGGGCAGAGATCGAGCCCCTTGGCGTCGTGCCGGCCTACCGCCGAAGGGGCCTGTCCCTCGCCTTGTGCGCCGAGGTCGCACGACGGGTCTCCCGATTGGGCGGCCATGATGTCTTCATTAACACTGGGCCCTCCGAGACGTACCCGGCGCCCTACCGCGCGTACCGGAGAGCCGGGTTCGCGCCGTTCACCCGCAGCACCACGCTCCACCGTCGATGA
- a CDS encoding LLM class F420-dependent oxidoreductase: MTSTPSAATTRSAPRRPVRLAVQIAPQHAAYEQIRQTAAELEAMGVDALFNWDHFFPLSGEPDGLHFESWTMLAALAEQTSRVEIGALVNCNSYRNPNLQADMARTIDHISAKGGRGRFIFAIGSGWFQRDYDEYGYEFGTAGSRLDSLADNLPIIKQRWTQLNPPPTRKIPVLIGGGGEKKTLRIVAKHADIWHSFGDAATLERKLGVLADHGQAVGRDVAEIEISTDVSRHTVDVADQLHALGATLFTVGISGPDYDLSAVREWLRWRDEKNQT, translated from the coding sequence ATGACGTCGACACCATCAGCGGCGACGACCCGGTCCGCGCCTCGCAGGCCTGTTCGCCTTGCAGTCCAGATCGCGCCGCAGCACGCGGCGTACGAGCAGATTCGCCAGACCGCAGCAGAGCTGGAGGCAATGGGGGTCGACGCGCTGTTCAACTGGGACCACTTCTTCCCGCTCTCGGGTGAGCCGGACGGCCTGCACTTCGAGTCGTGGACCATGCTGGCCGCTCTTGCCGAACAGACGAGCCGGGTCGAGATCGGTGCGCTCGTGAACTGCAACAGCTACCGCAACCCGAACCTGCAGGCAGACATGGCCCGCACGATCGACCACATCAGTGCCAAGGGTGGGAGAGGACGGTTCATCTTCGCCATCGGTTCGGGTTGGTTCCAGCGCGACTACGACGAGTACGGCTACGAGTTCGGCACCGCCGGCAGCCGGCTGGATTCCCTTGCCGACAACCTGCCGATCATCAAGCAGCGCTGGACTCAGCTCAACCCGCCACCAACCCGGAAGATCCCGGTGCTGATCGGTGGGGGCGGTGAGAAGAAGACCCTTCGAATCGTGGCGAAGCACGCTGATATCTGGCACAGCTTCGGAGATGCAGCCACTCTCGAGCGCAAGCTCGGCGTGCTGGCCGATCACGGGCAGGCGGTGGGGCGCGATGTGGCCGAGATCGAGATCTCGACCGACGTCTCTCGTCACACGGTCGACGTTGCCGACCAGCTGCACGCGCTCGGCGCCACGTTGTTCACGGTCGGGATCTCGGGGCCGGATTATGACCTCTCGGCCGTGCGGGAATGGCTGCGGTGGCGAGATGAGAAGAACCAAACCTAG
- a CDS encoding histidine phosphatase family protein — translation MLLHLVRHGRPQIQPGRAASTWPLDPSANTEEMHRLGSLLEDRAPTAAWFSSDEPKAVATARLLTTGPVRVLPTLREAHRSDWFETHEEFRAVVLDAFSRPDRPARPGWEPLDQTRRRISEAVVQLVGQESDDLVLVGHGTAWTLLISEITGREPDLNAWTRLRTPDLCILDLGTQTISHRWGRL, via the coding sequence GTGCTGCTTCACCTGGTCCGGCATGGCCGGCCTCAGATCCAGCCAGGTCGAGCTGCGAGCACCTGGCCGCTCGACCCGTCGGCGAACACCGAAGAGATGCATCGGCTGGGGAGCCTCTTGGAGGACCGGGCTCCGACAGCGGCGTGGTTCAGCTCGGACGAGCCGAAGGCAGTCGCCACGGCACGTCTGCTGACAACCGGTCCCGTTCGAGTGTTGCCCACACTGCGAGAGGCGCACCGATCGGACTGGTTCGAGACTCATGAGGAGTTCCGCGCAGTCGTCCTCGATGCGTTCAGCCGGCCGGATCGGCCTGCTCGGCCCGGGTGGGAGCCACTCGACCAGACGCGTCGACGCATCAGTGAAGCCGTCGTCCAACTGGTCGGCCAGGAGAGTGACGATCTCGTGCTTGTTGGACATGGCACAGCGTGGACGCTGCTGATCTCTGAGATCACCGGTCGCGAGCCGGACCTGAATGCCTGGACCAGGCTGCGGACTCCTGATCTGTGCATTCTGGACCTCGGCACACAGACCATCAGTCACCGATGGGGCCGACTCTGA
- a CDS encoding VOC family protein, which translates to MAIDAEQPQVVAEFWCAVLGWVVHDVEDDIVWCIGPADGSWPGIDVGPTPDAKSGKNRLHLDLRADGVSTEEELERLLALGARKVDIGQDTDVSWTVLADPEGNEFCLLKSTVQELPASLG; encoded by the coding sequence GTGGCCATCGATGCAGAGCAGCCACAAGTGGTCGCCGAGTTCTGGTGTGCGGTGCTCGGCTGGGTCGTCCATGACGTCGAGGACGACATCGTGTGGTGCATCGGTCCCGCTGACGGGAGCTGGCCGGGCATCGACGTAGGACCGACTCCGGACGCGAAGTCGGGAAAGAACCGTCTGCATCTGGACCTGCGGGCCGACGGGGTGAGCACCGAGGAGGAGCTCGAAAGACTGCTGGCGCTGGGAGCGCGCAAGGTCGACATCGGCCAAGACACAGACGTCAGCTGGACCGTGCTTGCAGACCCTGAAGGCAACGAGTTCTGCCTGCTCAAGAGCACGGTGCAGGAACTCCCGGCCTCGCTCGGTTAG
- a CDS encoding phosphotransferase codes for MGVVWSTHATDAEAEVVVKRFQSGCRDGARREWAGLHLLLEHAPGLAPRPVREDVSSEVAVISMERLVGQPLRGLELSETHLAALAPALNSLMYAPPLTAIADLELARSRPEHVLPRLHEPIGSGVDLPRPVVQALRLSQEWATKTSLIEGPLDCQTVFGHGDGNLANYLYDGSRVQIVDFEDCGRSDRPCELAEIVEHIAFWHEAGFSPTSLTCLFDLNRAEQDRLLECRRMHASAWLRILISDLLSDRPRNHPETLAKQAGRLLCLLDEG; via the coding sequence ATGGGAGTCGTCTGGTCTACTCATGCGACCGACGCTGAGGCCGAGGTCGTTGTGAAGCGTTTCCAGTCCGGCTGTCGCGATGGGGCGCGACGCGAATGGGCGGGACTGCATCTCTTGCTGGAGCATGCGCCCGGGCTGGCCCCACGACCAGTCCGCGAAGACGTCAGCAGCGAGGTGGCCGTCATCTCGATGGAGAGGCTTGTCGGACAGCCACTGCGGGGCTTGGAACTGTCCGAGACTCACCTGGCGGCCCTCGCCCCGGCGCTGAACTCGCTCATGTACGCGCCGCCCTTGACTGCAATCGCTGACCTTGAGCTTGCCCGGTCGCGCCCCGAGCACGTCCTCCCGCGTCTGCACGAGCCGATCGGCTCGGGCGTCGACCTTCCCAGACCAGTCGTCCAGGCCCTGCGGCTGAGCCAGGAATGGGCGACCAAAACATCCCTGATCGAGGGCCCATTGGACTGCCAAACCGTGTTCGGTCACGGCGACGGCAATCTGGCGAACTACCTCTACGACGGTAGCCGCGTACAGATCGTCGACTTCGAGGACTGCGGTCGCAGCGACCGCCCCTGTGAACTCGCCGAGATCGTCGAACACATCGCCTTCTGGCATGAGGCCGGATTCAGCCCAACGTCACTGACATGCCTGTTCGACCTCAACCGGGCCGAGCAAGACCGTCTACTTGAATGTCGGCGGATGCATGCAAGTGCGTGGCTGCGGATCCTGATCAGCGACTTGCTGAGCGATCGGCCACGAAACCACCCTGAGACGCTCGCCAAGCAGGCCGGACGGCTCCTGTGTCTCCTGGATGAGGGATGA